In Hyphomicrobiales bacterium, a single window of DNA contains:
- a CDS encoding 16S rRNA (cytosine(1402)-N(4))-methyltransferase: protein MMANAQSAAPSGDRHIPVLLDEVLAALEPAAGKTIVDGTFGAGGYTKALLNTGANVIAIDRDPGAIAAGRALEAESAGRLTLVEGRFGDLDDHARELGRETVDGVVLDIGVSSMQIDEAERGFSFRFDGPLDMRMESAGDDACEDPSAADVVNHMAPGDLVRLIGTLGEEKKVKPIVRAIVARRDKAPILRTAELADLIDTAVGGRRGSAIHPATRTFQALRIYVNRELQQLADALIAAEAVLAEGGRLAVVTFHSLEDRIVKRFLALTGQPRPAGSRHMPVIEEGPPQTFHLLSRKPVEPGAAELAVNPRARSARLRAAERTDAPAGSSGPIDFKALGLPLLPEFAGGRMSS from the coding sequence ATGATGGCGAACGCACAAAGCGCGGCGCCGTCCGGCGATCGCCACATCCCGGTGCTGCTGGACGAGGTGCTCGCCGCGCTTGAGCCTGCAGCGGGCAAGACCATCGTCGACGGCACCTTCGGCGCAGGTGGCTATACCAAGGCGCTGCTCAATACGGGCGCGAACGTGATCGCGATTGACCGCGATCCGGGTGCGATTGCCGCGGGACGCGCGCTCGAGGCCGAAAGCGCTGGCCGCCTCACGCTGGTCGAAGGGCGGTTCGGCGATCTCGATGACCATGCCCGCGAGCTCGGCCGCGAAACGGTCGACGGCGTGGTGCTCGATATCGGCGTTTCCTCGATGCAGATCGACGAGGCCGAGCGGGGCTTTTCGTTCCGTTTCGACGGGCCACTCGACATGCGCATGGAAAGCGCCGGCGATGACGCTTGTGAGGATCCGAGCGCGGCCGACGTGGTCAACCATATGGCGCCGGGCGATCTGGTGCGCCTGATCGGCACGCTCGGCGAGGAGAAGAAGGTCAAGCCGATCGTGCGGGCGATCGTGGCGCGGCGCGACAAGGCGCCGATCCTGCGCACCGCGGAACTCGCCGATCTGATCGATACCGCTGTCGGCGGGCGTCGCGGTTCTGCGATCCATCCCGCAACGCGGACGTTCCAGGCGCTGCGCATCTACGTCAATCGCGAGCTTCAGCAGCTCGCCGACGCGCTGATCGCCGCCGAAGCCGTGCTTGCCGAGGGCGGGCGGCTTGCGGTCGTCACCTTCCACAGTCTGGAAGATCGCATCGTGAAGCGGTTTCTGGCGCTGACCGGCCAGCCGCGCCCGGCGGGCTCGCGCCACATGCCGGTGATCGAGGAAGGGCCGCCGCAGACTTTCCACCTGCTATCGCGCAAGCCGGTCGAGCCCGGCGCGGCGGAACTTGCCGTCAACCCGCGCGCCCGGTCTGCGAGGCTGCGCGCAGCGGAGCGTACCGATGCGCCGGCTGGCAGCTCAGGCCCGATCGATTTCAAGGCACTCGGACTGCCGCTCCTGCCCGAGTTCGCAGGCGGGAGGATGTCGTCATGA
- a CDS encoding transcriptional regulator MraZ, whose product MTGFVGTITNKIDSKGRVSVPAPFRAVLARDGYEGLHCYPSLDMNAIDAGGNELLAVIGARLARFEPFTEDHDYLSTAFYGMSEALRIDQDGRVMLSEALKDFAGLTDQVTFVGQGYKFQIWHPERFAEHREEARRRALVLRKGTPVSGPVAGPVSGSATGEPS is encoded by the coding sequence ATGACCGGCTTCGTCGGAACAATAACCAACAAGATCGACAGCAAGGGCCGCGTCTCCGTGCCGGCACCCTTCCGTGCGGTCCTGGCGCGCGACGGCTACGAAGGGCTGCACTGCTATCCCTCCCTCGACATGAACGCGATCGATGCCGGCGGCAACGAGCTGCTGGCGGTGATCGGCGCGCGGCTCGCCCGTTTCGAACCCTTCACCGAGGATCACGACTATCTGTCGACGGCGTTCTACGGCATGAGCGAGGCGTTGCGCATCGATCAGGACGGCCGGGTGATGCTGTCCGAGGCGCTGAAGGATTTCGCCGGCCTCACCGATCAGGTGACCTTTGTCGGCCAGGGCTACAAGTTTCAGATCTGGCATCCCGAACGGTTCGCGGAACACCGCGAGGAGGCGCGGCGCCGGGCGCTCGTCTTGCGCAAGGGAACGCCGGTTTCTGGACCGGTTGCTGGACCGGTTTCTGGGTCGGCGACGGGAGAGCCTTCATGA
- a CDS encoding PLP-dependent aminotransferase family protein, with protein MMPIIRAARAAMTFPVSGLIRVDGESGDPLSRQIYRQMRSAILDGRIPAGVRLPSSRQLSATLGLSRTTVTAALDQLTLEGFVDARVGAGTFVAETAQALPTIPAEKVGRDDNPGPRAARLSRQGVALSTFMRRESGTGPAFSPGVPDVRLFPNDLWGRLLRAGARRPDRGQSGYDAYDGLPALKQAIVDHLAETRGVKADPGRVLVLSSAQAALDLTARMLLDEGDESAVENPVYTGALISLRGVGAKVTPVPVDGEGIVVDVLAGANPRLIYVTPSHQYPLGMTMSLERRLALLEAASQAGAYVIEDDYDSEFHYRGRPIPALAGLDGGGRVIYLGTFSKTMMPAIRTAFLILPDELVEPFRKAQRNTGKVPAFAVQSALATFLSEGHLRAHMRRVGAIYRGRRDLLVAAIECHCPQLTAEPVPDGGMQLAVRFRDPAVDDVAIARRLIARGIDCGALSAFHIGEERRSGLVLGFAMPDDEEIVAGVQVIAEEIAATPSMAKVPAVS; from the coding sequence ATGATGCCAATTATCCGTGCCGCGAGGGCTGCCATGACATTCCCGGTTTCCGGTCTGATCCGTGTCGACGGCGAGAGCGGCGATCCGCTGTCGCGCCAGATCTATCGCCAGATGCGTAGCGCCATTCTCGACGGACGCATTCCGGCCGGGGTCCGCCTGCCATCGAGCCGGCAGCTTTCGGCGACGCTCGGCCTGTCGCGGACGACGGTGACGGCGGCGCTCGATCAGCTGACGCTGGAAGGCTTCGTCGATGCGCGGGTTGGGGCGGGCACCTTCGTTGCCGAAACGGCACAAGCGCTGCCGACGATACCTGCGGAGAAGGTCGGCAGGGACGACAACCCGGGTCCGCGCGCAGCGCGGCTGTCGCGTCAGGGGGTGGCCCTGTCCACCTTTATGCGCCGCGAGAGCGGCACCGGGCCGGCGTTCAGTCCGGGCGTGCCGGATGTACGGCTGTTCCCGAACGATCTGTGGGGGCGGTTGCTGAGAGCCGGCGCGCGGCGGCCCGATCGCGGCCAGAGCGGCTACGATGCCTATGACGGCTTGCCGGCTCTGAAACAGGCGATCGTTGATCACCTTGCCGAAACACGTGGCGTCAAGGCCGACCCAGGGCGTGTGCTGGTGCTTTCCTCGGCGCAGGCCGCGCTCGATCTCACCGCCCGCATGCTGCTCGATGAAGGCGACGAATCCGCCGTCGAGAACCCGGTCTATACCGGCGCGCTGATTTCGCTGCGTGGCGTCGGGGCGAAGGTGACACCGGTGCCCGTCGACGGTGAGGGGATCGTGGTGGATGTGCTCGCGGGGGCGAACCCGCGACTCATTTACGTGACGCCGTCGCACCAATACCCGCTCGGCATGACGATGAGCCTGGAGCGCCGGCTGGCATTGCTCGAGGCGGCGTCGCAGGCCGGCGCCTATGTGATCGAGGACGATTACGACAGCGAGTTCCACTATCGCGGCCGGCCGATCCCGGCGCTCGCCGGCCTCGATGGCGGCGGGCGGGTGATCTATCTCGGCACCTTCTCCAAGACCATGATGCCGGCGATCCGCACCGCGTTCCTGATCCTGCCCGACGAACTCGTCGAGCCGTTCCGCAAGGCGCAGCGCAACACCGGCAAGGTGCCGGCGTTTGCCGTGCAAAGCGCGCTTGCGACCTTCCTTTCCGAGGGGCATTTGCGGGCGCATATGCGCCGCGTCGGGGCGATCTATCGGGGTCGGCGTGATCTGCTGGTCGCCGCCATCGAGTGTCACTGTCCGCAACTGACGGCGGAGCCGGTGCCCGATGGCGGCATGCAGCTTGCCGTGCGGTTCCGCGATCCGGCGGTGGATGATGTCGCGATCGCCCGGCGGCTGATCGCGCGCGGCATCGATTGCGGGGCGCTGAGCGCCTTTCACATCGGCGAGGAACGGCGCAGCGGCCTCGTGCTCGGCTTCGCCATGCCCGACGACGAGGAGATCGTGGCGGGGGTGCAGGTGATCGCCGAAGAGATTGCCGCAACACCTTCGATGGCAAAAGTCCCGGCAGTCTCTTGA
- a CDS encoding cupin domain-containing protein: MTPDFAFPLATAMTAPNEPGRASALLFAHGTMTLRYYAPRGHDAQTPHDQDEIYVVASGSGTFECDGVRKPFVAGDALFVAAGIDHRFLDFTEDFGTWVIFYGATGGEASAEERSEP, encoded by the coding sequence ATGACGCCAGACTTCGCCTTTCCGCTCGCCACCGCCATGACCGCGCCGAACGAGCCGGGCCGCGCGTCCGCGCTCCTCTTCGCCCATGGCACCATGACGTTGCGCTACTACGCGCCGCGCGGCCACGACGCGCAGACACCGCACGACCAGGACGAAATCTATGTCGTCGCCTCCGGCTCCGGCACCTTCGAATGCGACGGCGTCAGAAAGCCGTTCGTGGCGGGCGACGCGCTGTTCGTTGCCGCTGGCATCGACCACCGCTTTCTCGATTTCACCGAGGATTTCGGCACCTGGGTGATCTTCTATGGTGCCACCGGCGGCGAAGCCTCAGCAGAGGAAAGAAGCGAGCCGTGA
- a CDS encoding EamA family transporter, translating to MSQHTQTVGRGIALAFVCLFILGVMPVISNGRPEGFDALGFAFFLSLWQLACALPVVALERAAGRSGLFAASLSAEEKRRTILVVIGTGAIFGLSTYIYVLAVEKAGTVSAALAIQAYPLFAMLWESLFLKRGKSPAELGFTLLLIAALSYLATGGSWKIDGLSVWFLLALAIPFLWSVAHVIIKEELGRTPITPAEVTFLRVLVSSIFLGAVALSGNGIGTTLEQAMNGGFQTFAIAMGVVYFVELLVWFYAVRSIDVSLASSITIPAPVVTMALAILFLGEAIETYELVGMGLVFVSLYGLLYAGHRRRKSVLA from the coding sequence GTGAGCCAGCACACCCAGACCGTCGGCCGCGGCATCGCCCTTGCCTTCGTCTGCCTGTTCATCCTCGGCGTCATGCCGGTGATTTCGAACGGGCGACCGGAAGGCTTCGACGCGCTCGGCTTCGCCTTCTTCCTGTCGCTGTGGCAACTCGCCTGCGCGCTGCCGGTCGTCGCGCTCGAACGCGCTGCCGGGCGCAGCGGCCTGTTCGCGGCAAGCCTCTCGGCAGAAGAAAAACGCCGCACCATCCTCGTCGTCATCGGCACCGGCGCGATCTTCGGCCTGTCGACCTACATCTACGTGCTGGCGGTGGAAAAAGCCGGCACGGTCAGTGCCGCGCTCGCCATCCAGGCCTATCCGCTGTTCGCCATGCTGTGGGAGAGCCTGTTCCTGAAGCGCGGCAAGAGCCCGGCCGAACTCGGCTTCACACTGCTCTTGATCGCCGCCCTCTCCTATCTCGCAACGGGCGGAAGCTGGAAGATCGACGGGCTTTCCGTCTGGTTCCTGCTGGCGCTCGCGATTCCCTTCCTGTGGAGCGTCGCCCATGTCATCATCAAGGAGGAACTTGGCCGCACCCCGATCACGCCGGCCGAGGTGACCTTCCTGCGCGTGCTCGTCTCCAGCATTTTTCTCGGCGCCGTCGCGCTTTCCGGCAACGGCATCGGCACAACGCTGGAACAGGCCATGAATGGCGGTTTCCAGACCTTCGCGATTGCCATGGGCGTGGTCTATTTCGTCGAGCTGCTGGTGTGGTTCTATGCGGTCAGAAGCATCGATGTGTCGCTGGCCAGTTCGATCACCATTCCCGCCCCCGTGGTCACCATGGCATTGGCCATCCTGTTCCTCGGCGAAGCGATCGAAACCTATGAACTCGTCGGCATGGGTCTCGTGTTCGTCAGCCTCTACGGCCTCCTCTATGCCGGCCACCGCCGCCGCAAATCCGTTCTCGCCTGA
- a CDS encoding DUF1272 domain-containing protein, with translation MLILRPNCECCDRDLSPADPDAFICTFECTFCADCAEGLDHTCPNCTGNLVVRPIRPPAKLEKYPASTERIYNPAHKAKLKKPQE, from the coding sequence ATGCTGATCCTGCGTCCCAACTGCGAATGCTGCGACCGCGACCTGTCGCCCGCCGACCCGGATGCGTTCATCTGCACCTTCGAGTGCACCTTCTGCGCCGACTGTGCCGAAGGCCTCGACCACACCTGCCCCAACTGTACCGGCAACCTGGTCGTCCGCCCGATCCGGCCACCGGCAAAGCTTGAAAAGTATCCCGCTTCGACCGAGCGGATCTACAACCCCGCCCACAAGGCCAAACTGAAGAAGCCCCAGGAGTAA
- a CDS encoding pyridoxamine 5'-phosphate oxidase family protein, with product MSAAYSATKMNKVRVGNRADYDHEAVHAILDAGMVGHVGFIDNGRPIVIPMLYARDGETLYLHGAKAARLIKMLAGGAPVCVEVTHVDGIVVARSAMHSSMNYRSVVVHGTARAIEIGSDEHTRALELITEQVIPGRWAEVRPMLDKEVKATGVIAVSIDEAAAKARDGEPVDEEADYADPVWGGVVPVKTVYGPAEGDSRLLPGVDVPASVSALTKNG from the coding sequence ATGTCCGCCGCCTATTCCGCGACGAAAATGAACAAGGTCCGCGTCGGCAACCGCGCCGATTACGATCATGAGGCCGTGCACGCAATCCTCGATGCCGGCATGGTCGGCCATGTTGGTTTCATCGACAACGGCCGCCCGATCGTCATCCCGATGCTCTATGCCCGCGACGGCGAGACCCTCTACCTGCACGGCGCCAAGGCGGCCCGCCTCATCAAGATGCTCGCCGGCGGCGCGCCGGTCTGCGTCGAGGTCACCCATGTCGATGGTATCGTCGTCGCCCGATCGGCCATGCATTCCTCGATGAACTACCGCTCGGTGGTCGTGCACGGCACCGCGCGCGCGATCGAAATCGGCAGTGACGAACACACCCGCGCGCTCGAACTGATCACCGAGCAGGTGATCCCGGGTCGCTGGGCCGAAGTTCGCCCGATGCTCGACAAGGAGGTGAAGGCGACCGGCGTCATCGCGGTTTCGATCGACGAAGCCGCCGCCAAGGCCCGCGACGGTGAACCGGTCGATGAGGAGGCGGATTATGCCGATCCGGTCTGGGGCGGCGTCGTTCCGGTCAAGACCGTCTACGGTCCGGCCGAAGGCGACTCACGCCTGCTGCCGGGGGTCGACGTGCCGGCGTCGGTTTCGGCCCTGACGAAAAACGGCTGA
- a CDS encoding DUF2218 domain-containing protein: MSVIGEARVPTENGSRYLQQLCKHWSHNLAVEFTPEKGTVTFPRDARGADWPGDAVFTMVAREDVLECRIEASAPGQLEALKGVVESHLDRFAFREAPLSFDWR; this comes from the coding sequence ATGAGTGTAATTGGCGAAGCGCGCGTTCCCACAGAGAACGGCAGCCGTTACCTCCAGCAGCTCTGCAAGCACTGGAGCCACAATCTGGCGGTGGAGTTTACGCCCGAAAAGGGGACGGTGACGTTTCCGCGCGATGCGCGCGGCGCCGACTGGCCGGGCGACGCCGTCTTCACCATGGTCGCCCGCGAAGACGTACTCGAATGCCGTATCGAGGCAAGCGCGCCGGGCCAGCTCGAAGCGTTGAAAGGCGTCGTCGAGAGCCATCTCGACCGCTTCGCGTTTCGCGAGGCCCCGCTTTCCTTCGACTGGCGCTAG
- a CDS encoding PadR family transcriptional regulator codes for MRHGRNQHEKGPGGRHQHGHGGRAGRGHGRGSEEIFGERRRHGRRVLTSDDLRLVVLKLVAEEPRHGYDLIRAIEEASQGVYAPSPGVIYPALSVLQDMGLIEEVDSSGPRKVFTTTEKATAELETNAETVRRLFDRLATLGGRIGERDINPIFRAMDNLKAALRARIEDDDTTRDTVHEVAAIIDETAQRIERL; via the coding sequence ATGAGACATGGAAGAAACCAACATGAAAAAGGCCCGGGTGGGCGCCATCAGCATGGCCATGGCGGCCGTGCGGGGCGTGGCCACGGGCGCGGCAGTGAAGAGATTTTCGGCGAACGGCGGCGTCATGGTCGGCGCGTTCTGACGTCCGACGATCTGCGCCTCGTGGTGCTGAAGCTGGTCGCGGAAGAGCCGCGCCACGGCTACGATCTGATCCGCGCCATCGAAGAGGCATCGCAGGGCGTCTATGCCCCGAGCCCGGGCGTGATCTATCCGGCTCTTTCGGTGCTGCAGGATATGGGCCTCATCGAAGAGGTCGACTCCAGCGGCCCGCGCAAGGTCTTCACGACGACCGAAAAGGCCACGGCCGAACTGGAAACCAATGCCGAAACGGTGCGCCGTCTGTTCGACCGCCTCGCCACGCTCGGTGGCCGGATCGGCGAGCGGGACATCAACCCGATCTTCCGGGCGATGGACAATCTGAAGGCCGCCTTGCGGGCGCGCATCGAGGATGACGACACCACCCGCGATACGGTGCATGAGGTTGCCGCAATCATCGACGAAACTGCGCAGCGGATCGAACGGCTTTGA
- a CDS encoding rhomboid family intramembrane serine protease: MFIPIYDYNRLEHVRLQYVTLGVMAIAIFMFVFFQSGVFIDGLKANALGLGVVPSVILDQKVLPPGYGLVPENLTLVTYTFVHGDWLHLIGNMLFIWVFGDNVEDAMGHFRFLIFYVACAAGAAAFHIMMMPTSDAPLIGASGAASGIIAAYLMLHPKIRVWVLVLSKIPVPISAAWALGAWIALQFVNVMLPDDGEVAWWAHIGGLLTGAALVLVLRRPGVRLFDGNAS; the protein is encoded by the coding sequence ATGTTCATTCCGATCTATGATTACAACCGGCTCGAACACGTCCGGCTGCAATATGTCACCCTCGGTGTGATGGCGATCGCCATCTTCATGTTCGTTTTCTTCCAGAGCGGCGTCTTTATCGACGGGCTGAAGGCGAACGCGCTCGGCCTCGGTGTCGTGCCCTCGGTGATCCTCGACCAGAAGGTGCTGCCGCCGGGCTATGGGCTGGTGCCGGAGAATCTGACGCTCGTTACCTACACCTTCGTGCACGGCGACTGGCTGCATCTGATCGGCAACATGCTGTTCATCTGGGTGTTCGGCGACAATGTCGAAGATGCCATGGGGCACTTCCGCTTCCTGATCTTCTACGTCGCCTGCGCGGCCGGTGCCGCCGCCTTCCACATCATGATGATGCCGACTTCGGACGCGCCGCTGATCGGGGCGTCCGGCGCGGCGTCGGGCATCATTGCCGCCTATCTCATGCTGCATCCGAAGATCCGCGTATGGGTGCTGGTGCTGAGCAAGATCCCGGTACCGATCTCGGCAGCCTGGGCGCTCGGCGCATGGATCGCGCTGCAGTTCGTCAATGTGATGTTGCCGGACGACGGCGAAGTCGCCTGGTGGGCGCATATCGGCGGTCTGCTGACCGGGGCGGCGCTGGTTCTGGTGCTGCGACGGCCGGGCGTGCGGTTGTTCGACGGCAACGCAAGTTAG
- a CDS encoding ATP:cob(I)alamin adenosyltransferase → MVVLNKIYTKTGDDGTTALASGARRAKYDLRVAAYGTVDETNATVGLVRLHTADLPDLDAMLMRIQNDLFDLGADLATPPTAEYLGYEPLRITDAQVTRLEKEIDKLNADLEPLRSFVLPGGSPAAAYLHLCRTVSRRAERMVVELSSCEDEEVGTPVPRYLNRLSDFFFVAARHVNDHGRADVLWVPGQNR, encoded by the coding sequence GTGGTTGTTTTGAACAAGATCTACACAAAGACCGGTGATGACGGCACCACGGCGCTGGCAAGCGGAGCGCGCCGCGCGAAATACGATCTGCGGGTTGCGGCCTACGGCACGGTCGACGAAACCAACGCGACGGTCGGGCTGGTGCGCCTGCACACGGCCGACCTGCCGGACCTCGACGCGATGCTGATGCGCATCCAGAACGATCTGTTCGATCTTGGCGCCGATCTGGCGACGCCGCCAACGGCTGAGTATCTCGGCTACGAGCCGCTGCGCATCACCGACGCGCAGGTCACGCGGTTGGAAAAAGAGATCGACAAGCTGAATGCCGATCTCGAGCCGCTGCGCTCCTTCGTGCTGCCGGGCGGGTCGCCGGCGGCGGCCTATCTGCACCTCTGCCGCACGGTTTCGCGCCGCGCCGAGCGTATGGTCGTCGAACTTTCCTCATGCGAGGATGAAGAGGTCGGCACGCCGGTGCCGCGCTATCTCAACCGGCTTTCGGATTTCTTCTTCGTCGCCGCGCGCCACGTCAACGATCATGGTCGCGCCGACGTTCTTTGGGTGCCGGGCCAGAACCGGTAG
- a CDS encoding short-chain dehydrogenase — protein sequence MSDKSILITGCSSGIGEAAALDLAARGWRVFATARKAEDIARLDAVDGIEALYLDYTDQASIEAVAATVLERTNGKLYALFNNGAYGQPGAVEDLPTDALRVQFETNLFGWHELTRRLIPAMRANGRGRIIQCSSVLGFVAMKYRGAYNASKFALEGLTDTLRQELYGTGIAVVSIEPGPIATKFGQNAVAAFRRNIVIEGSPHQKVYEESLGRFRGRSAGVFTLQSSAVVAKLRHALMSSRPKPYYCVTFPTYLMGALKRILPNRLMQRFLAAVSNANT from the coding sequence ATGAGTGACAAATCGATCCTGATCACCGGCTGCTCGTCGGGCATTGGCGAAGCTGCCGCGCTCGATCTCGCGGCGCGCGGCTGGCGGGTGTTTGCGACCGCGCGCAAGGCGGAAGACATCGCCCGGCTCGACGCGGTCGACGGCATCGAGGCGCTCTATCTCGACTATACGGATCAGGCCTCGATCGAGGCAGTTGCCGCAACGGTGCTGGAGCGCACGAACGGCAAGCTCTACGCGCTCTTCAACAATGGCGCCTATGGCCAGCCGGGCGCGGTGGAGGATCTGCCGACGGATGCGCTGCGCGTTCAGTTCGAGACCAATCTGTTCGGCTGGCATGAGCTGACGCGGCGGCTCATTCCGGCGATGCGGGCGAACGGGCGCGGGCGCATCATCCAGTGCTCGTCGGTGCTCGGCTTCGTCGCGATGAAGTATCGCGGCGCCTACAACGCGTCGAAATTCGCGCTCGAAGGCCTCACCGACACGCTGCGCCAGGAACTCTATGGCACGGGGATTGCGGTCGTCTCGATCGAGCCGGGACCGATCGCCACCAAGTTCGGCCAGAACGCGGTTGCCGCCTTCCGCCGCAACATCGTGATCGAGGGGTCGCCGCATCAAAAGGTCTATGAGGAGAGCCTCGGGCGGTTCCGTGGGCGCAGCGCCGGTGTCTTCACGCTGCAATCGAGCGCGGTGGTCGCCAAGCTGCGCCATGCGCTCATGAGTTCGCGCCCTAAGCCCTATTACTGCGTGACCTTCCCGACCTATCTGATGGGCGCACTGAAACGCATCCTGCCGAACCGGCTGATGCAGCGATTTCTTGCCGCCGTTTCCAACGCCAACACCTGA